The stretch of DNA GCCGCGCTTTTCGAGGCGGCGGGCGACGGTGGCGAGCAGATCGGCGATGTCGCGGGTGACGCGGGCGGCGCGGGCGGTGGGATCGAGGCTCTTGGGATCGGTCCAGATGGCGCGCAGGCGGTCGCGCACATCCTCGTCGCGCAGGTCCTCCAGCATGATCCGGTAGCGCGCGCGGTCGGGGAACTGGGCGTACGCTTTGCCGGTACCGGTGAAGTCGGCGTAGACTTCGATGCAGTAACCGATATCGGCGACGAGCAGGAACGGCGGCCAGCCATGATCGACGGGGAGCGCCTTGGCGTAGCGTTCGGCCTGCCCCTTGGCCTGCACCATCGCCTTGGCCCACCCCGGCGTGCCGCGCCGGGCAGTGCCGCGGGCGACGCGGGTTTTGGCGGTCTGGCCGAAGATGTCGAGATCGTCCTCGCCCTTGTCGGCAGCCGCCCGGTCCGCCTCGCTGCCCTGCTTGGCTTCGAGGATGAAGCAGCCGCGCTTGTAGCAGTCGATCCGGCCGAAGCTGGTGGTGCCGTCGCCATTGTCCTGAAAGACGCGCCGCTCGAAGACGTAGTCGTTGGCGGTGTCGTCAGCCTTGGCGCCGCGCGGGGGATCGACGCCGAGGAGCCGGGCCAGCCCGTTGATGAAGGACTGGGTGTTTGCGAGTTCGCTGCCGCCGGTGCCGCGCCATTCGGCTATAAAGCTTTCAATTTGATCGGCTTCGAGCATGCGGCGTAGCATAAAGCACAGGCACCAACGGCAGGCAACGAATGTCGGATGAGCGCTCGAGCAGGTAAGGGGTAGGCGCGTAATCAGGCCTCGTCATACTGAACTTGGATCAGCCCCGTTTATGGGACGGAAGCGACCTCGCAAGCCGAAATGGTCAATTGATTTCAGCGTCTCGGTGAATGCAGCCTGATCGAAGCGACCACCCCTAATCCGACCGACTTCAGCCTGCCAGTTGAAGTTTATAACATCCGTGTTCAGAGCCAGAAAAGCCACCCCCGCCGCCTTGCCGTCGGTGAAGGAATCTGCCCAGACACCCCTGCTCAGGCTTCGTGCCGCAAATTCGAAGATGAAACGAAATCGCTCAGCTTTAGGAACGGAAACATCCATCATCTTTCGAACCAAGATCGAACAGGGTCTGCGGTAATCTCCCCAAGTCTTGGGATGAACGAAAAAGTCACTAACCTCGAGAACGGTGAGCGGATAGCTTACATATTTGCTCTCCCCTACAACTCGAGTGCTCAACATTCGATCCAATTTGAAAGTGCGTCTTTTCTGCCGGTAGTGGCAAAATGCCTCCAGATATGCCTGGCGGGAAAACATAAAAACGCTCTCAGCTGTGATCTGGCGCGTCTCAGGCTCTTGAAATTCTCTCTGATATTCTATTTCAAGTTCGCACTTACACGGGAACAGATCACGCCCAACTCTTGCTGATAATTGAAAGAGGAGGCTGAGTTCCCTTCGAATGATCTCTTCATTCCGTCGCTGGTAAACGGGTATCTTCGACTTTCCATCGAGTGCTCGTTGAGCGATCTCGAAGGCAATCGAATTCTCCATAAGGCTTCCTTTGTCAGCAGCAGTGTCGACCTCGGGACCGATCCCCATACGAACGCGCAGGCTAATCTATCGCAGCCGAGTGCATATGGCTGCATTATCTGCATTCAGTCGGCTTCATTTTGGGGCCCCTCAACGGTCGCCACGCTCTCCCCGCGCCGGATCGTCCGATAGACAGTCGGCCGAGAAACCTTGAACAGCTTCCCAAGGTCACTGATCGAGTATTCCCCGGTGGCGTGCATCTTGAGGAGCTCGCGCTGCTGGAGGTCGGACAGCTTGGGCGGCTTGCCGCGGAGCTTGCCCTTGTCCCGGGCGATCTTCATGCCCTCGCGGGTGCGCAGGCGGATGAGGTCGCTCTCGAACTCGGCGAAGGTGGCGAGGATGTTGAAGAACATCCGGCCTATTGGATCGTTGGGGTCGTAGACCTGCTTGCCCAGTGCGAGGCTCACGCCGCGCTTCTCCAGCTCATCGGCGATCGCGCGGGCGTCGGGCACCGATCGGGCGAGGCGATCCAGCTTGGGTACGACCAATGTCTCGCCCGCGCGGACCGCAGCCAGAGCCTGGGCGAGGCCGGGACGATCGCGGTTGCGGCCGGTCAGTCCGTGGTCGGTGTAGATGCGGTCCTCGGGCACCCCAAGCTCGATGAGCGCGCGGCGCTGGGCAGTGAGGTCCTGCTTGTCGGTCGAGCAGCGGGCATATCCGATGAGAGTGTCGGTCATGTGTAACGGATGAGGCCCCTGTGTGAGAAAATAAAGCGTACCACCTTAATGAGAGCGCGGGCAAGCCGGATTTGCGGAGGGCAGGGGGGTCTGACCTCTGGCGCCTGCAAAGTGTCCGGTGAGCGATCCGTTTCGGACGAGTGGCAGGTTTCACTAACAATAGAACTGGCGATGCCGTGCGCTTAAAGTCGGGCGCGACCCCTGCCAGCGGCATGCTCGTGAAGTCTGGGGTTCCTACAAATGGTCGCCCCGCGGCTGCATCGTCAGAATGGTCAAATGATGATTGATGAAAACTTTCGCCCCGGTGTCCGAAAACTTGAGTTGGGTTCATTGGTTCTCGGACAGCGAAACAGAATACGGTTTTGCGAGACTGAAGCAGCATTGATCGAAATCACCACCCGTGATTCGCCAAAGCTCCTGCAATCAACCATATGCGAGCGACGAGATCGACGCAGTCGAGTCCGATGCCTCTCATCAGAGAAGCCGACCACCCCACCCCTAAAGAAATTGTGTAGGTCTAGGAGCGGCCGCCCTCCCATTCCACAAAGCTCGGCACGGAATTTGTTGAGCTGCCGATGTTTTTTCTTGACTAACGGGCGGTTGAGCGATGATGTTTCCAGCAACTTAGTCACGTGCGGACGCTTGTTCCGCTGGCCTGGATCGGGGGTTCGGGATGAAGAAGGGGCGCTTCTTTACTGTCACCAGTATCTTTGGCTTGCTCGCCGTCAATTCTGCGGTGGCGATGGCTCAGAGCGAAACCAAGGCCCTTAAATATGACCCCCTGGGACGGTTGTCCTCTTCCGAGGTGTCCGGAGGGTTAGGTAATGGTGACACCCGCAAGCTCTGTTATGATGCGATGGGCAATCGCACGAGCTTTCAGATCCGAAATGACGGTTCGCTACCTGCCTGTATCGCACCGACACCTACCCCATCGCCAACTCCGACGCCAACCCCAACTCCGACGCCGACGCCAACCCCAGCGCCGACGCCGACCAACAGTCCGCCAGTGGCGCAGGACAACGGCACCTCGGGAAAATGTGGCGTCATAAGATTTGTAAACGTGACCGCCAATGACACCGATCCCGATGGCCATTATCCTTTGACGGTAACGGCCGTTACTCAGGATTACGGCGAAGCTGCGTTGCTATCATTCTCAGCGAGTACAATCGAGATTATGCTAGGTGGCGCTTATGACGCCTCATCATTTACCTACACGGTATCGGATGCACTCGGAGCGACCGACACAGCAGTGCTCACATCCGTGACCACGTCCTGCTCTGGTGGCGGGGGACTTCCGCCTCCGTGACGCGCATCCGTTCGTTGATCGCTGTAGCCCAATTTTTAAGGTGCGAGATGTCTCAGGGGAAATCTGTCGGCAAATGCCTGTCAGCAATGCTCGCTACGATCATGCTGGCCCAGCCGTCTATGGCTCAGCCAGATGCTGAGCAGGTCAGAGCCATTGACGCTGAACCAATCTGCATGGCTTCACCGTTTGGAGGAGTTGCCTCCAAAGACGCGATGAAAACAGACAGATCGTCTGTGATCGTGGTCGTGCGAGTATCGGTCCCTGACCTCGAGGCACGAGGATTCATACAAACAAACTGCGCTCAAAGCGGGCTGAAAACACCAACAGATCTTGGCGATTATCGCGACCAGGTTTGCAATCTGGCGGCGTATGGCAACGAAGCCGTTCAAGCTCAGATCTATGAAACGCTCGGGGAATATCCTGCTGTGCTTTGTGCATATGCCGAGAAAATCTCGGGTGCCTGGGACCGCCGATCAAAGGACGGTCAAAAATAATTATGAGTGATCTTTCGATCTAAAAATTCTGGGGGCGCGTCATGCAGGTCAGGCATTTTCTACTTTCCACTGCCGCGGTTCTGGTGCCCGCAATGCTGGTGCCCTCGCAGCTGGCTGCTCAGACAACGCTTGAAGCGCCGCCGATCCGCAGCGCGGTTGATGAGTTCGGTGTCGACCTCACAACCGGTAAAGTCATTATTCCTTCGGCCAGCGTGTCGGTGGGGGGCGCTGATGGGATCGCCTTTTCACGCACGCGGGTCAGCAATGGCTGGCGCCACAATTACATCATCACCGCCATCATCAAGCAGGGTCAGGCGACCGCTTCGGTCAACATCGGCGGCTCGCGGATGACATTCAATCTGGTCAGCGGGGTCTATCGTTCTGCGCAGGGCACCGGCGAAACGATTGTTCCGAACTTCACAACCGGTACGCACGTGTTCACTGCGCGGGACGGAACGCAGATCATTTTCAAGCGCTCCTATGTTGCGAATGGCGCCAGCTACTATGGACTGGTCGATGCTGTGGCCGAGACCATTGTCAGACCAGATGGTCACCGGACTACCCTGCATTACCACAACGATAGCTATCAATACTCGATCCCGGCTCTTTCGCTCGTGATAGATATCCCCATGCTCCGCTTGGAAGGTGTCTCAACCAATAACAGCTATTTGATCGAATTTCGCTACGCCACTGACACACTGAACTCCACGACCGTCAATGACTGGGAGCGGGTGCTCAAGGTCACGGCTGCCAATGGGGGCGTTGATGATTGTGACTTTACAAGTGCTGTCGATTGCCCGTTTTCGGTCGACTGGCCATCGCTCGGTTTTGTGCCAGCCACTGACAGCGCAGGTCAACCGATTGAGATCGTGATCGACAACCTCAACAGATCAAGTGCCTATCGTACTGATGCGTCTGGTCGCCTCACAGGCATCAAGGGGCCCAGCGACAGTTCATATGGTGTCGTCTACAATTATGACGCTAACAGCCGCGTCTCCAGCGTTGTCAGGGAAGGAACCTACACCCGCAACTACACCTGGACGGTCCTCGGTAATGGCAACTTGCAGGCTGTCGCAACCGACTCCTTGGGACGTACTCGGACGACGGTCGCCAACCCATCGCTGGGGGTACTTGTCTCTGATCGCAACGCGCTCAATCAGACCACCAGCTACGAGTACGACGCCAATGGCAGGCTAAGCGCCGTGCAGCGCCCCGAAGGCAATCGGACCCAGTATACCCGTGATGCTCGCGGGAACGTGACCACGGTCACGCAGAAAGCCAAGCCGGGCACGTTCCTTGCGGACATCATCTCGACGGCGACATTCCCCGCGAACTGCACGAACCCGGTGACCTGCAACAAGCCAACGGCGACAACCAGAGCCGGCGCTGAGACTACCAATTACACCTACGATCCTACCCATGGCGGGGTCACCCTCGTTGAAGCGCCCCCCGACCAGTCTGGCGCTCGCGCCGAGACGCGGATTGCTTATGTGGCACGCGTAGCGAAGATCATGACCCCATCCAACGTCCTCGTGGATCAGCCGACATCGATTGTCGTGCCGTCAAACATCAGGACCTGTCGGACGCAGGCGCAATGCACCGGGACTGCGAACGAGGGCAATGCTGACATTGCCTATGACGCGAACGTCTCCCCGAACCTCAATCCCACCACCATCACCACCCGCGCCGGCGACAGCAGTCTCGCCGCTTCGACGAACTACACATATTCCACGCTGGGCAAGGTGGCGACGATCGATGGGCCGCTGCCTGGCAGCGATGACACGACCGTCTACCGCTATGATGTCGCAGGCCAGATTACGGGGGTGATCTCCCCCGATCCCGACGGCGCTGGTTCTTTGCCGCGCCTCGCCACGCGCACCACCTACAACAACAATGGCCAAGTGACGCTGGTCGAGAACGGTCAGATGCCGGGCACCAGCCCGGCCGACTGGAACAGCTTTTCTGCCCGCACCAGATTGGCGAACACCTACGACAATTTCGACCGGCTCGCTTCCAGCAGCCAGATCTCGACCGATGGCGCAACGCGGTACTCGATCACGCAGTACAGCTACGATGCAGCCGGGCGGCTCGACTGCACCGCCGTCCGGATGAACCTGACGAGCGCTACTGCGTCTCTGCCGTCAGATGTCTGCGTGAAGATGACCCCGGCGGCGGATGGCGAGGACCGGATCACGCGTCGCTACTACGACACCGCAGACAGGGCCACGCAGGTCTGGTCGGCTGTCGATACCGGGCTCGCCCAGCAAACCGCCGAGATGGCCTACAACGCCAACGGGACGGTCGCGTGGGTTGAGGATGCCAACAATAATCGCACGATCTATGTATATGACGGGCACGATCGGACGCGGCGGATCAACTATCCCTATCAAGATACCCCGGGGGTCTCCAACCCAGGCGATTACGAGGAGATCACCTACGATACGGCAAACAACGTCTCGCAGTTCCGCACGCGGCGCGGTGAGACGATCTCGCTAGCCTACGATAACCGCCGCTTGCTGACCCAGAAAACGATTCCCGAACGTGCGGGGCTTGACCCGCTGCACACCCGCGACGTCACTTACAAGTACGACCTCTATGGATCGCTGACCGAAGCCGCATACGACAGCTCGAACCGGATCGTCGTGAGCTACGATGCGTTTGGGCGCCCCGTCGGCAGCACGCAGATTATGGACGGCGTATCGCGGCCGATTTCCTACCTCTACGATGTTGCTGGACGGCAGACCCGGATCACGCATCCCGACAGCGCATGGTGGGCGTACGAATACGATACTGTCGGTCGCCTCGTACGGATCCGCGACGATGACGGGATCGAGCTTGTCACCAACGTCTATGACACCTGGGGGCGGCTCGAGCGGATGAACCGCGACAGCAGCGCGCCCGATAGCCTGATGTTCTACGACAATGCGAACCGGCTAGACCGTATCTTCGTTGATCACCCGAGCAGCAGCTACGATGTCAATCGGACCTTTAGCTACAACCAGACCAATCAGGCGAAGAGCGAGGCGACCGATAACCAGCTTTATGTCTGGAATGCCCAGCCAGCGGGCAGTCTCGACACCCCCTATGTACCCGATGGACTGAACCAGTACGACAGTGTCAACGGCGTGACCTATGTTCACGATGCCAGCGGCAACCTGACCTCTGATGGCGCCACCACCTACACCTATGATGTCGAAAATAGGCTCGTCAGCGCTTCCGGCGCCAAGACGGCGGGGCTACGCTATGATCCTCTCGGCCGGCTCTACCAGATCACCAATGAGTCTGGCGGCATCACCCGCTTGCTGTATGATGCCGATGCGTTGGTTGGCGAGTTCAACCCCAGCGGCACGATGCTCAATCGCTACGTGCACGGGCTTGGCGCGGGAGACGATCCGATGATCCGCTATGCGGGATCAAATGCTGGACGCAGCGCCGCTGAGTATCTCTATGCGGATCGGCTCGGATCAATCGTGGCCAGTTTCGATTGGGGCGGCTCGGTCAAAGCGATCAATACCTACGATGAATTCGGTCGGCCCGGAATCCCAGGCGGCACAGCGAACACCGGGCGGTTCCGCTACACCGGGCAGATCTGGATCCTTGAGCTGGGGCAGTATCATTACAAGGCCCGTGCCTACTCGCCCACTCTCGGCCGGTTCATGCAGACCGACCCGATCAGGTATGGTGACGGACTTAATATGTATGCCTATGTCGGGAATGACCCAATAAACCGGTTCGATCCGACTGGCTTGGATTTCTGCGACATGAAGGAGGGTAAATCAAAAGAGCAAGAGGATTGCGAGAGAAACGGAGGAGTTTGGGTTGCTGAAGGCGCTGAGATAAATGTCACAATAGATACATATACACTGTCAGTTCCTTATGGAGGATTATCGAGTTCGTTTGGTGGCGTAAGTCTAAGAAGACCAGGAGTTTTCATTGGCCGGGACGAAAAAACCAAAAAGCCCATTCGAGTAGAAATTGTTGAAAGGGATCGGTTGAATAATTCGAGTCAACGATTCCAACCCATTGTTACAGTCGATCTTCGATCGACTGATCAGAAGGTTTGCGATGCAGCTACGGGTGTGCAAAGAGTAGGAAACGGGATGATGGCTGCAGGGGTAGTTGTCTTCTGGGGGGGCATGGGACTCACTCCATTGTTTCCAGATGGAGAAATTGCCGGACCAGTGATTGCTGGCGCCGGAGGAGTTGTATACTTGGGCAGCGAAGTCGTAAAAATGTTAGCAGATTGCGAATGATGGGGGGTATATGAAAAAAAAATTATACCTGACAGCGGCGGCATGCCTCATCTTGTTCCTTGTCGTTATCTTTGATTTTCTTAATGACCGGATGGATCGAGAGACTCTGTTTCACATGACGGTATTCGCAGTATTTTTACTATTTTTTATAGTTCAATACAAATCGCAAAGAAATGAAAAGAGATAGAAAATAGCCGTGGTTTAAAAATGACGCTTTTGTTAAATTTTGGAAATCCAAAATAAGAAGCTTGCTATTTTAGAGCGTTTTTCCACGTTCTGACCCAAGGGGAATTCCTTTGCGGGTATGGGCTGAAGTAATCCCGTTCTTTGCCTTGTCGGAGGAAGTGCGCCGGATCGTCTACACCACCAACGCGATCGAGGCGCTGAACTCGAAGCTTCGGCGGGCCGTCAGGGCCAGGGGGCACACTTCCGCAACGATGAGGCTGCAACCGAGCTGGACACCCGTAAAAACCCCTCGCGTTGAGGCCGTTCCTTTGATTCACTCCGGGCATTGGACGGAGAGGTTTGATGCACCCACGCAGCCTGTTTTCGCTGGCGGAGCACTTGGAGCGGCTGAGCAATGACGGCGATCCGCTGGAGTTTTTGACTGGCACGGTGGAATTCGAGCGTTTCCGGCCGCTTTTGACCCACGGACTCGGCTACAGTGACGGCGCCAAGGGCGGCCGCCCAGCCTTCGATCCTGTGGCGATGTTCAAGGTGCTGGTGGTTCAGGCGCAGCATAATCTGTCGGATGCGCGCATGGAGTTCATGATCCGGGATCGCTTGAGCTGGATGCGCTTCTTCGGCTTCGACCTTGGCGGCGCGATGCCCGACGAGAACACCATCCCCCATTATCGCAACCGGCTGACCGAGAGCGGCACGCTCGATGCGCTGATGCAGGCGTTCGAACAACAACTGCGTGAGGAAGGATGCCTGGCGATGGGTGGCCAGATCGTCGATGCCACGCTGGTGCCCGCGCCCAAGCAGCGCAACACCGAGGATGAGAAGGCCGCGATCAAAGC from Porphyrobacter sp. YT40 encodes:
- a CDS encoding WYL domain-containing protein; this translates as MENSIAFEIAQRALDGKSKIPVYQRRNEEIIRRELSLLFQLSARVGRDLFPCKCELEIEYQREFQEPETRQITAESVFMFSRQAYLEAFCHYRQKRRTFKLDRMLSTRVVGESKYVSYPLTVLEVSDFFVHPKTWGDYRRPCSILVRKMMDVSVPKAERFRFIFEFAARSLSRGVWADSFTDGKAAGVAFLALNTDVINFNWQAEVGRIRGGRFDQAAFTETLKSIDHFGLRGRFRPINGADPSSV
- a CDS encoding recombinase family protein codes for the protein MTDTLIGYARCSTDKQDLTAQRRALIELGVPEDRIYTDHGLTGRNRDRPGLAQALAAVRAGETLVVPKLDRLARSVPDARAIADELEKRGVSLALGKQVYDPNDPIGRMFFNILATFAEFESDLIRLRTREGMKIARDKGKLRGKPPKLSDLQQRELLKMHATGEYSISDLGKLFKVSRPTVYRTIRRGESVATVEGPQNEAD
- a CDS encoding Ig-like domain-containing protein, which encodes MKKGRFFTVTSIFGLLAVNSAVAMAQSETKALKYDPLGRLSSSEVSGGLGNGDTRKLCYDAMGNRTSFQIRNDGSLPACIAPTPTPSPTPTPTPTPTPTPTPAPTPTNSPPVAQDNGTSGKCGVIRFVNVTANDTDPDGHYPLTVTAVTQDYGEAALLSFSASTIEIMLGGAYDASSFTYTVSDALGATDTAVLTSVTTSCSGGGGLPPP
- a CDS encoding RHS repeat-associated core domain-containing protein — translated: MQVRHFLLSTAAVLVPAMLVPSQLAAQTTLEAPPIRSAVDEFGVDLTTGKVIIPSASVSVGGADGIAFSRTRVSNGWRHNYIITAIIKQGQATASVNIGGSRMTFNLVSGVYRSAQGTGETIVPNFTTGTHVFTARDGTQIIFKRSYVANGASYYGLVDAVAETIVRPDGHRTTLHYHNDSYQYSIPALSLVIDIPMLRLEGVSTNNSYLIEFRYATDTLNSTTVNDWERVLKVTAANGGVDDCDFTSAVDCPFSVDWPSLGFVPATDSAGQPIEIVIDNLNRSSAYRTDASGRLTGIKGPSDSSYGVVYNYDANSRVSSVVREGTYTRNYTWTVLGNGNLQAVATDSLGRTRTTVANPSLGVLVSDRNALNQTTSYEYDANGRLSAVQRPEGNRTQYTRDARGNVTTVTQKAKPGTFLADIISTATFPANCTNPVTCNKPTATTRAGAETTNYTYDPTHGGVTLVEAPPDQSGARAETRIAYVARVAKIMTPSNVLVDQPTSIVVPSNIRTCRTQAQCTGTANEGNADIAYDANVSPNLNPTTITTRAGDSSLAASTNYTYSTLGKVATIDGPLPGSDDTTVYRYDVAGQITGVISPDPDGAGSLPRLATRTTYNNNGQVTLVENGQMPGTSPADWNSFSARTRLANTYDNFDRLASSSQISTDGATRYSITQYSYDAAGRLDCTAVRMNLTSATASLPSDVCVKMTPAADGEDRITRRYYDTADRATQVWSAVDTGLAQQTAEMAYNANGTVAWVEDANNNRTIYVYDGHDRTRRINYPYQDTPGVSNPGDYEEITYDTANNVSQFRTRRGETISLAYDNRRLLTQKTIPERAGLDPLHTRDVTYKYDLYGSLTEAAYDSSNRIVVSYDAFGRPVGSTQIMDGVSRPISYLYDVAGRQTRITHPDSAWWAYEYDTVGRLVRIRDDDGIELVTNVYDTWGRLERMNRDSSAPDSLMFYDNANRLDRIFVDHPSSSYDVNRTFSYNQTNQAKSEATDNQLYVWNAQPAGSLDTPYVPDGLNQYDSVNGVTYVHDASGNLTSDGATTYTYDVENRLVSASGAKTAGLRYDPLGRLYQITNESGGITRLLYDADALVGEFNPSGTMLNRYVHGLGAGDDPMIRYAGSNAGRSAAEYLYADRLGSIVASFDWGGSVKAINTYDEFGRPGIPGGTANTGRFRYTGQIWILELGQYHYKARAYSPTLGRFMQTDPIRYGDGLNMYAYVGNDPINRFDPTGLDFCDMKEGKSKEQEDCERNGGVWVAEGAEINVTIDTYTLSVPYGGLSSSFGGVSLRRPGVFIGRDEKTKKPIRVEIVERDRLNNSSQRFQPIVTVDLRSTDQKVCDAATGVQRVGNGMMAAGVVVFWGGMGLTPLFPDGEIAGPVIAGAGGVVYLGSEVVKMLADCE